The following nucleotide sequence is from Drosophila kikkawai strain 14028-0561.14 chromosome 2L, DkikHiC1v2, whole genome shotgun sequence.
GTATTGAAAATCCacccaatatatatattgacgACCCCTTTTACGCCAGCACTTACATAAGATAGGCGTAACCTTCGTCCTTCTTGCAACTTTTCATTcattatatgtatttaatttatttcatgcGTGTTTTTGTCCTTTCGCAACGTCGCTTTTAATATCGAAATGTCAGCAAAAGTCAACAATGAGAGTGCAGCAAATGAAAAGtcaaaattgttaattaaaactttttaacaTGCATAAAACAAACACAGCCACACACAGGCCCGTCAAGCCAGGACGATTGTTTACActtctcctgctgctgatgtCGTTAATAccatcagcaacagcaccaaGTGTGCACAGCAGCCTCAGTTGCCCACAGTTATTTAAGGCAATTTACACTGGCAACTCTTTCTCGTAGTATCTCTTCCCAGTTTCAATCAGATGATGAGGTTATCTGCATCAGCATTTGTGTAGTGTTGGTACTTTGGCTTTTTTTTCaacaataaattgtattaaCTCAAAGTATAGtagttgtttttaatttataaactaaaaaatcgtattttgtatttaaataaaaaagtggtTTTCAAATGTCAATATTTCAGtcataattgaaatatatttactacattttatatttttaaaaattaatttactttagaatataataaaagattTGTTCTGAATTTTCAACTGTTAATACATATTTCTATAACCCGTTTTAATGTATCCGTAAACTAAACTaagcttaataaaaatacTGCATCCAAATATTTGCTTATAAAAAGATTGTTTTCGAATTAAGCtgaatttacattacttgaacTTATGTAGTATATAagctatatcttatagctatAGTTCTAGCTACATTGACTGCACTCACCTCAACGTCAATTTCGTTCGTTTTGGTGAATATCTTCCAGGCCGGATTCTCCTTCGGAGTGAAGCGGTAGAACTCCCGCCGGCCGCGATACCACTTCACCGTGTAGAGCGTATCGTTCTCGATGTCATAATTGCAGATTAAGAGCGCATTATCGCCACGCTTAACGGCGGACGGGATGCGAACGTTGACATTGCGCAGCCCCACGGTGAGACCTGCAAGGGAGAACGGGGGTGTTAGCGAGTGTTGTCCTGGGATCGCAGTGAACAGTAGCCCGTGGCTTAAATATGACAAGTTATTGTGGCTTAATTATGATCCCCTCGAGGATTACACAGCATTCACGCCGTCCTCTTATACAGCGACTCAATGTGAAAAACAAGattaaaaggaaaactttAAGCTCTGAAATTAATCTGTAAAAGGAAATGTATTTAAAGCCGTAATGTAATGGAAAAATTACTGAAATCTTTCATTGGCAGTTCGATCTACCAAATTATAATAACTTCTTAAGTTCGTatgaaagttaattaaaagaaatattatgttttaatttaattaattaattaattttaactatttcgttataatattatttcatttcatcAGAATTACACAGTTattgtttactatttttatattattcccaCACATATGCCCACATCAAATAATATTTGCCCTGCGGCTTTCGCTCGGTGTACCACAAACTCGTCAGCCATGAATAAAAAGTAGGTCAACGACCATGAAAACATGAAAAGACCctccaaaaatatatgtataaaaactcGATGGTATCAGCACCCGCGGGTGGGAAAGAGACAACCGGAAGACCCGAATTCAAAAGCTGATTATAACGAAAAGATTGGTCGATCTCCACTTTAACCGAGCTCCCCAAGCTGCTCGCCTGTTCCAAATTATAAAAAGCTTcctagaaaaactaaaatcgaAAGTGAGGGTCTCGCTCTCCCCGAAAAAaaaccccataaatcataagGGGCCCGTCGCTCGCACAAGTGGCAGTGCGTAGAGTCGCCGCCATGTAGGAAATCGAGTTGGGGCAGGCGACCAGGGGCCCAGCAGCCTCCGCTGCCCCGCTGTCAAAGGTAGCCGGCTAGTTCCCCAGAGGTCACTGAACCCGGATGGGGCGACGAAGATCTCAGAGTGCTTAGATGACGGCACCGATCAACTGGTGGTTGCCTAGCTTATATGTTTAAGTTTCTCAAGTTCTCAGTGGTTCTAGGTACATTAtagtttctatatatttacttataaatATTACTGTGACATGTTTGAAgttaatatttcattatatttattgtctattttaaaatatataattaaaaagaaaataccttTAAAGAACTGTGCTTTTTCGCCAGTTTGTCATTTACCTAAACATGTTTTATTAACACCATATGTATATTGCTGTTCTATATcattctattttaaatatagtaaattaatatatacatatatatataaatttatattaaataagcCTCTTAAGATTTTTAGATATTGGAGTTTGGCCAGCACCTTGCAGCTTCGCTATCATTCCTTTTTGCTCTAAAATCTACAAGGAGACTTCTCTTAAGTCCCTAGtttgtgataaaaaaaaatgtataaaaaataagttaaaatgtGAAACCGGTTTCCGTGGGTTAGGGGGGAACTGCTGGGGTCTGTTTAAACAATTGCTCCAACGCCGTCCGCACTTGGTAGCTGATTTCGCTCCGTCTGTCGCCGTCTCCGTCGCCGGCACTGTTCGTTTCTGGTTAACCTTGAATACTAATTGCTGTTTCACGTTGATTTTAATGGCACTGGCTGCGTACGGAGCGGAGCGTTGTTGGTGGCTGTCGCCTCTGCCGTATCAGCATAAAATTTCATGCTGCCCCACGGCGCGGCTGCCGCTCATCGCTGGGCGCCGGATCGAAATAGTACGAAAAAACTAATCTCATCCGCCATGCCGGTTTTCTAGCCGGCCGCCGCCTTCCTACCAGCACGAATTTGCGTAAACAGAGCACTATTTGCTTTGTCGAACGGCGCTAAATGTGCTCTCCTCCGGCGGCGGCGGGCGGTGATCAATCCATTGGCAGACTATTTAGAAACCGTTGCTGTTCTATTTTAGCCAGGCCAACAGAAGAGGCAGCGACTACTGCTGCCAGCCGCTGCCGCAGCTGCGTTACGTGTTCAATTCAAGGAAACCTTGAGGTTGTCGTCGCGATCGAACTGGAAAACCTTGGAAAACCAGAAGCGAGCCCCACAGCCGtggaaacaataaaaacaactaGCTAAGTGCCTGAGAGGAGCGCATGAATGGACAAAGGGCACTCGGTGTGGCTAAGAGGCAAGATTTTTGCTAGAACTAGCCAGCTAAGAACTTGAGAGAAACTATtctgaataaaataaaggaaactaagtaataaaaaaaaactaattaagagtaaggattttaatatgtttaagCAAACTATAAAAGTAACCAgacattttacaaaaatatttatatgaagAGAAATAAACCTCAAGGTTTTGAAAGAAGTCgaataacatttaatttcttaagtcAAAtgaataaacattaaatattccCATGAACAGTTTGTTTCAACACCCCtcttataattaaaaaaatatttcaacttGTTTCTATTTTCCCAAAGGTATCTgctaattttcattttaatgatATTCTTTTGAAGCAATAACTGTCTTATAAGGttcaaataataatcataaatgCAACATGTAAATACAATCTCCGACACATGACATGTATCGGAATCTGGTCCCTCTGCATCCCCTGAGATTTGCCATATTTTCTTAAGCCATGTCCCTGTCCCGACAGCTCCTCAGTCCCCCCTGCCCATTTAAACAGGGCATTAAGACCCGCATTACGAGCGACCTGCTCTTGACGACTGCCCTTCTCTCCCACCCCGAACGATTCACCATTGTTTAAGTTTCGACACAAATAAGAGCAgcaaaacacaacaaaacgaACCGAAAAACGAGCAGCAGAAAACGAGGTCACTAAAAGCGAAGAGCCAACTGAAGTGCGAGCCACTCGGCATTATGTTGGCCTGTTACCCGCTGCCGGTATATTATCGATCATGTTTTAAAAGCGAAAGTGaaggcggtggcggcggacGGACAGGCCAATCGAGTAGCTTGTACGCCGCTGCACAGTGACTTCATCTTTGAGAAGGAgacacaaatttttaaatttttttgtagataGGAAAACGAATAGCATTTGTTTACAAGTTGGTGGATTGGATTATACACCACCATGTAGTTAAACCAGaagtttataataatttaataatagatCTGATTTACaacatttattgatttatttagaaaacctAAAcgaattttttgatttttttgaagCTATATTATATCTTAGAAGAAAACCTTTGGTAACTTATAATAATTATGCTAATCACCAGTAACCATAAAACAATATCTCcttataaaatatcaaatatacaaatatccAAGTTTCCCCCGGTTGTCGCTTATCGACCCACTGTGCAGCGCCTGGCGAGGTGTgtaagatacagatacagatacaaacgGGCGCAGATACGCAGATACGCTTCGCCGGCTGGCTCTGCCTGCTCGCCTGTTCGCCGAGCAAAGCCGGCTATCGATTTCTACATAAAAAACGAAAGTGAATCCATTGCGTCCCGACTCGGAGGCGATGCTCTTCATCGCCTGACCCAGTTTTGGGCCGACTTTGGCTCTGACCCCGCCCAAGGTTCAACGCCCGCGACCATGGGCGCCAAGGTGAGCGGCCGCCAACGGTGTCACGTTCAGGGACCGCCCCTGACCGTCGATCGCTGCGACTTAAACCCACTGCACGATTGAAAGAAAAATCAGACGCCTGTTGCCCGCACCAGGCGATCAGAGCCCGCAGCAGGCAAGGAACCCTCTATTTCTCGGGgcggtttctttttttttcggggttcAACGAACTCCCGGGCCTGAAATTTTGGAGATCGTTGACCGCGCGCACACAGGGGGAGGGAGAGAGATGGCTAGCAGACGTCAGCAGCAACGGTTTCGATTCAGTGCGGAAGAGAGGACAAGAGACAGAACGAGATGGGGGGCTAGAGGGAAAGCGAAAGAGCAAGAGGCGAGCTGTTTTATACCTTTGACTTTAATCAAAGCGACAGTGGGCACTCGGTAAAGTGACATAAAATgggaagtaaatattttaagtattttaatttaaacattttaatttattgtaaaatatttatacgaTTTGGATGAAGGAAACTAAGGGCAGCataattataaactaattattttattatatattttatatactataaaattattgaattatttgaataATCTAAATCATATGAACGACAAACAGGTTTTTCGggtagaataaaataaatatattttagattttcataaaaaacaaaaatttattttaaaacaaactaGACTTTTGGTTGAAACTGCAAAGTTTTAAACAATCTAATATTATATCAttgaaaatatgtatttaattgaatatattatttaattgaattgcttTTGTCTTAACCCGAAGAAagcaaatacattttattttttatgtaaactttcacattttttatattcatttaatttatccAAGTGTCTGAATTTGTTTTACAGTGTATTCGCCCCCTCAGTGCGTTCTCTGTCGTTTGTTGATTAGTCAGCTAGGTaaagtttcaattttattgTAGAAACACATACTATGCAACAATTTGTTACCCgtatttgttgctattttgaACCCCTCGCGGAACTCACTGGAAATGTTTATAAACTTTTGCGTGTGCCTCCCCCTTGCGttataaaacattaatttttttgttaaatacgaaattataaactttttgtAACAAGCGCCCAGAAAGCGTTTGAAAGTCGTTTGACAGCTGCATCTCGCCGCTCCACTCGCTTGGATAAGTGCCGTGCCGGGGCCGAATCGCTGGGGAAATGTGTTGTGTAATTGGGTGCGGCAGGTAGGGGAGGGGCTAGAGACCCAGTTGATAAGCTATATAGCAACACATGGCGCACACACAGCTGGAGCGAGATCGGCAAGCAGTAAGCAGTCCGCCCCTATGAGGTCATAGAGTATCCGAGCGTGATCGCTTCTCTCgctatgtatctgtatctgggcAGCGAGGCACTTGTGATTCCTATTCCAATTCCCAATTCCTATTCCGATTGCCGCTCTTCAGAGGTGTCCATTTATCCAAAATCCCAGGCGTTCAGTGATCTGGTGGCAGCGGGTGTATCTTTTCTTGGCTTTTTGGATACAAAGTGGTTTCAACAGAGCACTCAAAGAAAACGGCTGAATGAGATTTACATAAGAATAAGGAAGCAATGCACTGCAAACAAATTACTAAAGACTACGTTTATTTAGTTATTgagttaaaaattttttttcaatttgattttatttataaaataagagaatcataaataaataaaaccgcATAAAgatcaataatatttattatcgaAAACTCTTAGTAGGTAGGTTTAAAAATGTACTTTTGTTTTCTAACTAAAATGTACCCTTAAATATGACTAACAACATAAATGGCTGAAGTactatttgaattttgacctGACTTTTCTAAATAGTCCCCTCTTTTCTCACAGTGTATCTAAcgtttaaacaaataaatccaAAGCCCAACGGCGAGTGTTAATAAGCAAATTAACCAAATGCCAGACGAtacaatattttgtattaacattgtacatgcaaagcaaacaataaatacaCTCATGTTTTATCTGCATGTGTGTAAAcgctgtgtctgtgtgtgagcATTGTACTTGTATGTGTCGGACATGCACACACTGACACTTATCGGAGAGCGAATGACTGATATGGCACAACGCtacgctcgctcgctcgcctTTGAAAGCTGCTCGCCTATTCGAATTAGTACAAAATAATACCGTATTTCCTAGAAACTTACGGATTTACCGCTACGCCGTGTCTTCATCATCAAAGGAGGAAGcaagacagagagagagagggatgGAAAGGGAGGGAAATATAAACACGGAGAGCCACAACTGAAGGGCAATTCAGTCCATTCAAAtgcattactcatacgccccgtgctCCGTGATATTCGGAAACATAATTGAACAAGTTGCTGGCGCTTTTGTGTGTAcggtttttatttgtttaaataaatttaacagcTCACGGCGTGAAAaagtttaaaacattttaaatagtttgCTAATTGAACAGGGGATCAGCACGTGGGAATTAGCCAATGGTTGCAccagaaaacaataaaaaattcccAGTCAGCAAGTGgaatttgcacatttttattGGCGGCATATTtcagtgttttgtttttttttcggtaaaAGTGACGCATCACAGGTGgcaaaaatagcaaaaaaccCAAAGCTATCAAACATCATCGTTTTTCAGGCAATTGCAAGTCAGAACTTTTATTTCGCCTTCTAgcaaacattaaaaacatCTGATTGGAATTTAATCGCACATCTTAAAAGCTACAGATATATGTTTCATTAAGCGTTTTGAATCCTGTTTTTATAAGTCTGCAATACAGTGTTTTTGAACACATTTAAATCCACAATGCTCTTAGAATAAACTAGTAAAGACCTTAATATATGTTGCCTACTATTTGGCACATTTGTATTCTCGGGAAACAGCCTAAAACTATACCATGTCTGCAAATATTGTTTCATTTAGACGATCCCGTTTGACTAGAATATTAAATGATTTCCACTTGCAATTCCGCCCCATTGTAAGGTGATAGTTTGTCTAGAATCCAGTCCAAGTAATGAGGCACACTAGCAAAGAGGACAGCCTCATTTTCCGGCTCCCATCCTCCGCTCGACAAGGCGATTCCGGCTATGACGGTTTCGTTTTCAGCGCAAAATAGTCCTCCTCCGATATTACGAGGACTGAACATGTTATCAGCGTCTGTGGCACAGAACTTCCCGTAACCCAAATTAGGGTCTTCTCCTAAGTAATAGTCGCAGTCCTCCCGGCTCATGACTGAGTACTTCTTGAACCACATTCTATCTGAGGCGGATCCATTGATCTTGGGCTGACCCCAGCCGACCGTCTGACAGGACTTTTCTGTATAAGCCGCATCCGATTTCCTTGGCAGGCAGGCTGGAACTATGTGGGGTAATGTGGGATAGAAAGGCGTATCCAGATGAACGAGCGCCACCAAATTCTCGTTAACATCAATGCTGCGCACCGAGCGGTTGAGGTGTGGCAGACTCTCCACCTCCGATAGCCGATCCCAGTTGCCTGcctctacaaggagctgatcCTGCGGAATGTCCGCAAGGGCTTGGGCAGACGTGAGAAGGGCATCGTAACGGATCAAAGTCCCTGCGGCAATATATTTGCCAGTGTCCTTGCTGTAGATTCCCACCACCCAGGGATTGGCTCCAAACAAGGTCTCTCTGCTGGGATTGATTGAAGAGTCCGGATCAGTCATCCTGCGAACGCCGCATACACTAGTGTCTGGGCCTTTTACGTCCTGCTAAAGAGATCGATGATCTTTAATTCGCAGTAATTAAAATCTACTGATAAAAGGTGTTCTTTTAATGAAGCATTTCACAAAGGTCAGACTCGCATTACTTGAGCTTATCATTAATGTttcaaacacaaaataaaatccgTCCTTGGCAAAAAGCGATAATGAATATAACTTtctaattatatataaacgGCTGGTAAATATTACGGAGAGCTTACATGTATTACACGCTGTGTTGTGGTCGGCGGGAGAAACATTGTATCAAAGTCAAAATCATCTTCAGTATTATTCACAGGGAAAGCGGCACCAAACAACACCAATGTggcaattaaaaaacactGAAAATTAAGCAATAACAATTTCCCCATGATAACTTTATTGATTACGGACGCGAACTTTTCAGTATATTTGGCAAACCGTTCCTCTCGGAGGCTGAATACGAACTAAACATTATCGGAGGGCGTCTGCTCATTCAGCTTTCATAGCAATATGGTTTTATGCTGATATATATGCCTGTGAATTCTCTCATTTAATGAAGAAATATAGATTAACACTCTGTCATTATTGAATAAATCAATGGGGTGCTCAATAATATTTGCAGATATTTTAGCGTGTCACAGATT
It contains:
- the LOC108075931 gene encoding phenoloxidase-activating factor 2-like isoform X2 — encoded protein: MGKLLLLNFQCFLIATLVLFGAAFPVNNTEDDFDFDTMFLPPTTTQRVIHDVKGPDTSVCGVRRMTDPDSSINPSRETLFGANPWVVGIYSKDTGKYIAAGTLIRYDALLTSAQALADIPQDQLLVEAGNWDRLSEVESLPHLNRSVRSIDVNENLVALVHLDTPFYPTLPHIVPACLPRKSDAAYTEKSCQTVGWGQPKINGSASDRMWFKKYSVMSREDCDYYLGEDPNLGYGKFCATDADNMFSPRNIGGGLFCAENETVIAGIALSSGGWEPENEAVLFASVPHYLDWILDKLSPYNGAELQVEII
- the LOC108075931 gene encoding phenoloxidase-activating factor 2-like isoform X1: MGKLLLLNFQCFLIATLVLFGAAFPVNNTEDDFDFDTMFLPPTTTQRVIHQDVKGPDTSVCGVRRMTDPDSSINPSRETLFGANPWVVGIYSKDTGKYIAAGTLIRYDALLTSAQALADIPQDQLLVEAGNWDRLSEVESLPHLNRSVRSIDVNENLVALVHLDTPFYPTLPHIVPACLPRKSDAAYTEKSCQTVGWGQPKINGSASDRMWFKKYSVMSREDCDYYLGEDPNLGYGKFCATDADNMFSPRNIGGGLFCAENETVIAGIALSSGGWEPENEAVLFASVPHYLDWILDKLSPYNGAELQVEII
- the LOC108075931 gene encoding phenoloxidase-activating factor 2-like isoform X3, with the translated sequence MTDPDSSINPSRETLFGANPWVVGIYSKDTGKYIAAGTLIRYDALLTSAQALADIPQDQLLVEAGNWDRLSEVESLPHLNRSVRSIDVNENLVALVHLDTPFYPTLPHIVPACLPRKSDAAYTEKSCQTVGWGQPKINGSASDRMWFKKYSVMSREDCDYYLGEDPNLGYGKFCATDADNMFSPRNIGGGLFCAENETVIAGIALSSGGWEPENEAVLFASVPHYLDWILDKLSPYNGAELQVEII